The proteins below are encoded in one region of Macrobrachium rosenbergii isolate ZJJX-2024 chromosome 29, ASM4041242v1, whole genome shotgun sequence:
- the LOC136854428 gene encoding splicing regulatory glutamine/lysine-rich protein 1-like → MYHSNYYIGCTTTTDDYDCKTTLEELLESTEIMSINQQQPVLNIQRNMDFILPSSRTPQEICENPKGDTSFRTPLDMTANNKAKQDLARDRSHAFAHVLCCKLQHTMSPTDHQECPCYRPDLERENETSCLKFKSLHAVIKTSTLQNLHGSGEGGRCNGTGSHQRGKEQQDDLDKKEREEREKQRKYDEEQRQMEDAREEKNRQHELTLTESELALKEKDHELEKAQKEKF, encoded by the exons atgtaccatagcaattactacataggttGCACCACTACCACTGACGACTATGACTGTAAAacgacactagaagaattattagaaagcacagagatcatgagtataaatcaacaacagcctgtgttaaatatacagaggaacatggACTTCATCCTTCCTTCTTCAAGGACACCACAGGAAATCTGTGAGAATCCAAAGGGAGACACCAGCTtcagaacacccctggacatgACTGCCAACAACAAAGCAAAGCAAGACTTGGCCAGAGACAGGAGTCACGCCTTTGCCCACGTCCTTTGCTGCAAGCTGCAGCACACGATGAGTCCAACAGATCACCAGGAATGCCCCTGTTACCGTCCAGACCTTGAGCGAGAGAATGAgacgtcatgtttaaaattcaaaagtctgcatgcagtaataaaaacttc AACATTACAgaaccttcatggatctggggaaggaggcaggtgtAATGGGACAGGATCTCACCAAAGGGGTAAAGAACAGCAGGATGACTTGGACaagaaggagagggaagaaagagaaaaacagaggaagtatgatgaagaacagaggcagatggaagatgcaagagaagagaagaatagACAGCATGAATTAACCCTCACggaaagtgagctagctctcaaggagaaggatcacgagctggagaaggctcaaaAGGAAAAGTTCTAA